The following proteins are co-located in the Pseudomonas sp. DY-1 genome:
- a CDS encoding chemotaxis protein CheV — protein MAGVLDSVNQRTQLVGQNRLELLLFRLDGPQLYGINVFKVKEVLQCPRLTLMPKSSPVVRGVANIRGGTIPILDLSMATGRRGLDDLKNSFVIITEYNTKVQGFLVRSVERIVNMNWEEIHPPPKGTGRDHYLTAVTRVDKQLVEIIDVEKILAEVAPTSEVVSEGVIDIDTQSKAVSKRVLIVDDSSVARKQVIRCLETVGVEVKALNDGRQAYNYLRELVEEGKAPEQELLMIVSDIEMPEMDGYTLTAEIRNDPRMQKLHILLHTSLSGVFNQAMVKKVGADDFLAKFKPDDLAARVVERIKVTDGG, from the coding sequence GTCTTGACGGGCCGCAGCTGTACGGGATCAACGTGTTCAAGGTGAAGGAGGTACTGCAGTGCCCCCGTCTCACTCTGATGCCCAAGTCCAGTCCGGTTGTACGCGGGGTCGCCAATATCCGTGGGGGTACCATTCCGATTCTCGACCTGTCCATGGCGACCGGGCGCAGAGGCCTCGATGACCTGAAGAACAGCTTCGTCATCATCACGGAATACAACACCAAGGTGCAGGGGTTCCTGGTGCGCTCGGTGGAGCGCATCGTCAACATGAACTGGGAGGAGATCCATCCGCCACCCAAGGGAACCGGTCGCGACCATTACCTGACGGCGGTCACCCGGGTCGACAAGCAGTTGGTGGAAATCATCGACGTCGAGAAGATCCTCGCCGAAGTGGCGCCCACCTCCGAAGTGGTGTCCGAAGGCGTTATCGATATCGACACCCAGAGCAAGGCCGTCAGCAAGCGCGTCCTGATCGTCGACGACTCTTCCGTCGCGCGCAAGCAGGTGATCCGTTGCCTGGAAACCGTCGGCGTCGAGGTCAAGGCCTTGAACGATGGGCGCCAAGCCTACAACTACCTGCGTGAATTGGTGGAAGAAGGCAAGGCGCCGGAACAGGAATTGCTGATGATCGTTTCCGACATCGAGATGCCGGAGATGGATGGCTATACCCTGACGGCGGAGATCCGCAACGATCCGCGCATGCAGAAGTTGCATATCCTCCTGCATACTTCGCTTTCGGGTGTGTTCAACCAGGCAATGGTGAAGAAGGTCGGGGCGGATGACTTCCTCGCCAAGTTCAAGCCGGATGACCTGGCCGCGCGAGTCGTGGAACGCATCAAGGTAACGGACGGGGGCTGA
- the cheR gene encoding protein-glutamate O-methyltransferase CheR: protein MSSGNVEFEQFRVFLEKTCGILLGSNKQYLVSSRLNKLMEQNGIKTLGELTQRIQGFSRGGLREQVIDAMTTNETLWFRDTYPFEVLKSRVLPELLKANPNQPLRIWSAASSSGQEPFSISMTIDEYEKINLGQLKAGARIVATDLSSSMLAACRSGEYDSLAMGRGLSQERLVRYFDPKGPGRWAVKPAIRSRVEFRPLNLLDSYAALGKFDIVFCRNVLIYFSADVKKDILTRIHATLKPGGYLFLGASEALNGLPDLYQMVQCSPGIIYKVK, encoded by the coding sequence GTGTCTTCAGGCAATGTGGAGTTCGAGCAGTTCCGGGTGTTCCTGGAAAAGACCTGCGGCATCCTGCTGGGCAGCAACAAGCAGTATCTGGTCTCCAGTCGGCTGAACAAGCTGATGGAGCAGAACGGCATCAAGACGCTGGGTGAACTCACTCAGCGCATCCAGGGATTTTCCCGTGGTGGCCTGCGCGAGCAGGTCATCGATGCCATGACCACCAACGAGACCTTGTGGTTTCGAGATACCTATCCCTTCGAAGTGCTGAAAAGCCGGGTGCTGCCCGAGCTGCTCAAGGCCAACCCGAATCAGCCGCTGCGCATCTGGTCGGCGGCCAGTTCGTCGGGGCAGGAACCGTTCTCCATTTCCATGACGATCGACGAGTACGAGAAGATCAACCTCGGCCAGCTCAAGGCCGGCGCGCGAATCGTCGCTACGGATCTGTCCAGCTCGATGCTGGCGGCCTGCCGCTCTGGCGAGTACGACAGCCTGGCCATGGGGCGGGGCCTCTCGCAGGAACGTCTGGTACGTTACTTCGACCCGAAAGGGCCGGGGCGTTGGGCAGTCAAGCCGGCCATTCGCAGCCGTGTGGAGTTTCGTCCGCTGAACCTGCTGGACAGCTATGCGGCGCTGGGCAAGTTCGACATCGTCTTTTGCCGCAATGTGCTGATCTACTTCTCCGCCGATGTGAAGAAGGACATCCTCACTCGCATCCACGCCACCCTTAAACCGGGCGGCTATCTGTTCCTCGGCGCGTCCGAGGCGCTGAACGGCCTGCCGGACCTCTACCAGATGGTCCAGTGCAGTCCGGGGATCATTTACAAGGTGAAGTAA
- a CDS encoding organic hydroperoxide resistance protein produces MPIEKALYTAHAEAYGGREGRAVSSDGVLDVKLTTPKELGGPGGDGTNPEQLFAAGYSACFLGAIKFVAGKEKITLSEDTYIEGAVGIGTLPTGFGIEVELKISLPGLDKQAAKELVDKAHIVCPYSNATRGNINVTLTLV; encoded by the coding sequence ATGCCCATTGAAAAAGCCCTGTACACCGCCCACGCCGAAGCCTACGGCGGCCGTGAAGGCCGCGCCGTGTCCTCGGACGGCGTGCTGGATGTGAAGCTGACCACTCCCAAGGAGCTGGGCGGCCCTGGTGGCGACGGCACCAACCCCGAGCAGCTCTTCGCGGCGGGTTACTCAGCGTGCTTCCTCGGTGCGATCAAGTTCGTCGCCGGCAAGGAGAAAATCACTCTCAGCGAAGACACCTATATAGAAGGTGCCGTGGGCATCGGTACCCTGCCGACAGGTTTCGGCATCGAAGTCGAATTGAAGATTTCCCTGCCCGGGTTGGACAAGCAGGCCGCCAAGGAACTGGTGGACAAGGCGCACATCGTCTGCCCTTACTCCAACGCTACGCGTGGCAACATCAACGTGACACTGACTTTGGTGTAA
- a CDS encoding LuxR C-terminal-related transcriptional regulator — MTETTADRTTPATLHAWHAGLALAMASVAEAGFCERLAEALASLVPIESVLLGLECKGLPPRPLYQRGIPAEYREALTERYYARGYMLDPFCLALENGLEEGFYHLSEIAPDDFFNSEYYRTYYLKCGSVEDAHFIVDLGGQRKVSLCVYQGRSGARFSTAELDLLRAAQPLVRELIRQFDERGGLVRCLDGHGPAPMHSAPAAALNQQIREAFMNFGSDRLTEREREIAHLLLRGHSAKSSAKVLEISPETVRMHRKNLYTKLEISSQAELFALFIDWLTA, encoded by the coding sequence ATGACCGAAACCACTGCTGACAGAACCACCCCAGCCACCCTGCATGCCTGGCATGCGGGGCTGGCCCTGGCCATGGCCAGCGTTGCCGAAGCCGGCTTTTGCGAGAGGCTGGCAGAGGCGCTGGCCAGCCTCGTCCCTATCGAGTCCGTACTGCTTGGCCTGGAGTGCAAGGGCCTGCCGCCGCGCCCGCTCTACCAGCGTGGAATCCCGGCTGAGTACCGCGAGGCGCTCACCGAGCGCTACTACGCCCGTGGTTACATGCTCGACCCCTTCTGCCTTGCACTGGAGAACGGCCTGGAGGAAGGCTTCTACCACCTCTCGGAAATCGCCCCGGACGACTTCTTCAATAGCGAGTACTACCGCACCTACTACCTGAAATGCGGCTCGGTGGAAGACGCCCACTTCATCGTCGACCTGGGCGGCCAGCGCAAGGTTTCGCTGTGCGTTTACCAGGGTCGCAGCGGCGCACGCTTCAGCACTGCCGAGCTGGACCTTCTTCGGGCCGCACAGCCGCTGGTTCGGGAACTGATTCGCCAGTTCGACGAGCGCGGCGGACTGGTGCGCTGTCTGGACGGCCATGGACCTGCGCCCATGCATTCGGCGCCGGCCGCGGCGCTTAACCAGCAGATACGCGAGGCCTTCATGAACTTCGGCAGCGACCGGCTGACCGAACGCGAGCGGGAAATCGCCCACCTGCTGCTTCGCGGGCACTCGGCAAAATCCAGCGCCAAGGTGCTGGAAATCTCCCCGGAAACCGTGCGCATGCACCGCAAGAATCTCTACACCAAGCTGGAAATCAGCTCCCAGGCGGAGTTGTTCGCCCTGTTCATCGATTGGCTGACAGCCTGA
- a CDS encoding aminotransferase, with amino-acid sequence MNTPNTDFFAQFDDERLVAADKAHYMHGYHIFDDHRENGSLNIAAGSGAYIFDTAGNRYLDAVGGMWCTNIGLGREEMAEAIAEQVRQLAYSNPFCDMANVKAIELCEKLAELAPGDLDHVFLTTGGSTAVDTAYRLVQYYQNCRGKPEKKHVITRINAYHGSTFLTMSLGGKAADRPAEFDFLKDRIHHISCPNPYRAPAGMDEAQFLDFLVNEFEDKILTLGADRVGAFFAEPIMGSGGVIIPPAGYHKRMWEVCQRHDVLYISDEVVTSFGRLGAFFASEDVFGVVPDIITTAKGLTSGYLPLGACIFSDRIWQVIGEPGKGRCFSHGFTYSGHPVSCVSALKNIEIIQRENLLTHVDEVGAYLEERLRTLADLPLVGSVRCKKLMACVEFVANKASKTLFPDELNIGEQIHLRAQKRGLLVRPIVHLNVMSPPLTITHAQVDEIVDTLREAILETAADLARSGDYAGS; translated from the coding sequence ATGAACACCCCAAACACCGACTTCTTCGCCCAGTTCGACGATGAGCGCCTGGTGGCCGCCGACAAAGCGCATTACATGCACGGTTACCACATCTTCGACGACCACAGGGAAAACGGCTCGTTGAACATCGCAGCCGGCAGCGGCGCCTACATCTTCGACACCGCCGGCAATCGCTACCTGGACGCCGTGGGCGGCATGTGGTGCACCAACATTGGCCTCGGCCGCGAGGAAATGGCCGAGGCCATCGCCGAACAAGTCCGCCAACTCGCCTACTCCAACCCGTTCTGCGATATGGCCAACGTCAAGGCCATCGAACTCTGCGAGAAGCTTGCCGAACTGGCTCCGGGCGACCTCGACCACGTGTTCCTCACCACCGGCGGTTCCACCGCCGTGGATACCGCCTACCGCCTGGTGCAGTACTACCAGAACTGCCGCGGCAAGCCGGAAAAGAAACACGTCATCACCCGCATCAACGCGTACCACGGCTCCACGTTCCTGACCATGTCGCTGGGCGGCAAGGCAGCGGACCGTCCGGCCGAGTTCGACTTCCTCAAGGACCGCATCCATCACATCTCCTGCCCCAACCCCTACCGAGCACCGGCGGGCATGGATGAAGCGCAGTTCCTGGACTTTCTGGTCAACGAGTTCGAGGACAAGATCCTCACCCTGGGTGCGGACCGGGTGGGTGCCTTCTTCGCCGAGCCGATCATGGGCTCGGGCGGCGTGATCATCCCGCCGGCCGGCTACCACAAGCGCATGTGGGAGGTCTGCCAGCGCCATGACGTGCTCTATATCTCCGACGAGGTGGTGACCTCCTTCGGCCGTCTGGGCGCCTTCTTCGCCTCGGAAGATGTGTTCGGCGTCGTGCCGGACATCATCACTACCGCCAAAGGCCTAACTTCCGGTTACCTGCCGCTGGGTGCCTGCATCTTCTCCGATCGTATCTGGCAGGTGATCGGCGAGCCGGGCAAGGGCCGCTGCTTCAGCCATGGCTTCACCTACAGCGGGCACCCGGTGAGCTGCGTCAGCGCGCTGAAGAACATCGAGATCATCCAGCGGGAAAACCTGCTGACCCATGTGGACGAAGTGGGTGCCTATCTGGAGGAGCGCCTGCGGACCCTGGCCGACCTGCCGCTGGTGGGCAGCGTGCGCTGCAAGAAGTTGATGGCCTGCGTCGAGTTCGTTGCCAACAAGGCCAGCAAGACCCTGTTCCCCGATGAGTTGAATATCGGTGAGCAGATCCACCTGAGGGCGCAGAAGCGCGGATTACTGGTACGGCCTATCGTGCACCTGAACGTGATGTCGCCGCCGCTGACCATCACCCACGCCCAGGTGGACGAGATCGTCGACACGCTGCGCGAGGCCATCCTCGAAACCGCCGCCGACCTTGCGCGAAGTGGCGACTATGCCGGGAGTTGA
- a CDS encoding polyamine ABC transporter substrate-binding protein, whose product MRKTLVAALGATLILLPALSPADDGNTLRLYNWSDYMGEHTLAEFEKATGIKVIYDTFDSYETVQGKLLPGRSGYDLVVLNAALVPPLLKAGVFQPLDKGRLPSWSNLDPQVLANLEHFDPGVAYSAPYTWGSNGITYNVDMIKARMPDAPIGSLAMVFDPEIVSRFADCGVTLIDSPTDVLPLALAYLGRDPNSAEPEDLKAAQDLLMKVRPYIRKFDSMSYLNGLANGDQCIAMTWSGDYATAQARATEAGAKVKLDYFIPKEGSLIWFDDFYIPKDAPHVENAHKFIEYMLQPKVIAQVTDYIRYANSNKAATPLVAAEVRNDPAIYPDDATRARLFTQKTQPQKAMRLITRTWNAVKTGK is encoded by the coding sequence ATGCGCAAGACCCTGGTCGCTGCACTCGGCGCGACGCTCATCCTTCTGCCGGCCCTGAGCCCGGCGGACGACGGCAACACCCTGCGCCTGTACAACTGGTCGGACTACATGGGTGAACACACCCTCGCCGAGTTCGAGAAGGCCACCGGGATCAAGGTGATCTACGACACCTTCGATTCCTACGAGACCGTGCAGGGCAAGTTGCTGCCAGGCCGTTCCGGCTACGACCTGGTGGTGCTCAACGCCGCCCTGGTGCCGCCACTGCTCAAGGCAGGGGTCTTCCAGCCGCTGGACAAGGGCCGCCTGCCCAGTTGGAGCAACCTCGACCCACAGGTCCTGGCCAACCTGGAACACTTCGATCCGGGCGTAGCCTACTCGGCGCCCTACACCTGGGGCAGCAATGGCATCACCTACAACGTCGACATGATCAAGGCGCGCATGCCCGACGCGCCTATCGGCTCCCTGGCGATGGTCTTCGACCCCGAGATAGTGTCGCGTTTCGCAGATTGTGGCGTGACCCTGATCGACTCCCCCACTGATGTGCTGCCGCTGGCGCTGGCATACCTAGGGCGCGACCCGAACAGCGCCGAGCCCGAAGACCTAAAGGCCGCCCAGGACCTGCTGATGAAGGTGCGCCCCTACATCCGCAAGTTCGACTCCATGAGCTACCTCAACGGTCTTGCCAATGGCGACCAGTGCATCGCCATGACCTGGTCCGGCGACTACGCCACGGCCCAGGCTCGCGCCACCGAAGCTGGCGCCAAGGTGAAGCTGGACTACTTCATACCCAAGGAAGGCTCGCTGATCTGGTTCGATGACTTCTACATCCCCAAGGACGCGCCGCATGTGGAGAACGCTCACAAGTTCATCGAATACATGCTGCAGCCCAAGGTGATCGCACAGGTTACCGACTACATCCGTTATGCCAACAGCAACAAGGCCGCCACTCCGCTGGTAGCCGCCGAGGTGAGGAACGACCCGGCGATCTATCCCGACGACGCGACCCGCGCCCGGCTCTTCACCCAGAAAACCCAGCCGCAGAAAGCGATGCGCCTGATCACCCGCACCTGGAATGCGGTCAAGACCGGCAAGTGA
- a CDS encoding TetR family transcriptional regulator C-terminal domain-containing protein — translation MTTQDVRYSRLDPELRKAHLIEATLICLKRHGFQGASIRKICAEAGVSVGLINHHYASKDELVAEAYLAVTGRVMKLLRDAIDDAPPSPRPRLSAFFQASFSAELLDPQLLEAWLAFWGAVKTAQAINQAHDQSYGEYRAILAKVLTELALEEGWQGFDAELAAISLSALLDGLWLESGLNPHTFTPAQGAQICEAWVDGLQAGGMQRFLRPVGGC, via the coding sequence ATGACGACCCAGGATGTGCGCTACTCCCGCCTGGACCCCGAGTTGCGCAAGGCGCACTTGATCGAAGCGACCCTCATATGCCTGAAACGCCACGGTTTCCAAGGGGCCTCCATCCGCAAGATCTGCGCCGAGGCCGGTGTCTCGGTGGGGCTGATCAATCACCACTACGCGAGCAAGGACGAACTGGTCGCCGAGGCCTACCTGGCTGTCACGGGACGGGTGATGAAGCTCCTGCGCGATGCCATCGACGATGCTCCGCCCAGTCCACGGCCGCGACTATCGGCGTTCTTCCAGGCGTCCTTCAGCGCAGAGCTGTTGGACCCCCAACTGCTGGAGGCGTGGCTGGCCTTCTGGGGAGCCGTGAAGACTGCCCAGGCCATCAATCAGGCTCACGATCAGTCCTATGGCGAGTACCGGGCCATTCTTGCCAAGGTGCTCACTGAACTGGCACTTGAGGAGGGCTGGCAGGGTTTCGACGCCGAGCTCGCCGCCATCAGTCTCAGTGCATTGCTCGATGGGCTCTGGCTGGAGTCCGGGCTGAACCCGCACACCTTTACGCCGGCACAAGGCGCGCAGATCTGCGAAGCGTGGGTCGACGGTCTCCAGGCTGGCGGCATGCAGCGCTTCCTGCGTCCCGTCGGCGGCTGTTGA
- a CDS encoding response regulator has protein sequence MAPSVLIVDDDPLIRELLQSYLAQEGYQVRCASTAEQAEASLAESPVDLVMLDIRLPGKDGLTLTRELRVRSEVGIILITGRNDEVDRIVGLECGADDYVVKPLNPRELVSRAKNLVRRVRHAQQPAAVPGSPLRRFADWMLDNDRRRLIDQDGSETLLTHGEFQLLSVFLRNAGHTLSRDQLMDQIRNREWLPNDRSIDVLVGRLRRKLRDDPAEPQLIITIHGTGYLFTATASAA, from the coding sequence ATGGCTCCCAGTGTGCTGATCGTCGACGACGATCCGCTGATCCGTGAACTGCTCCAGTCCTACCTCGCCCAGGAGGGCTACCAGGTGCGTTGCGCCAGCACTGCCGAACAGGCAGAAGCCTCGCTGGCGGAAAGCCCGGTAGACCTGGTGATGCTCGACATCCGCCTACCCGGCAAGGACGGCCTGACCCTGACCCGCGAACTGCGTGTGCGTTCCGAGGTCGGCATCATCCTCATCACTGGCCGCAACGATGAAGTCGATCGTATCGTCGGCCTTGAATGCGGCGCCGACGACTACGTGGTCAAACCCCTGAATCCCCGTGAATTGGTGTCCCGCGCCAAGAACCTGGTGCGTCGGGTACGTCATGCCCAGCAACCGGCTGCGGTTCCCGGCAGTCCGCTTCGGCGTTTCGCCGACTGGATGCTGGACAACGACCGCCGCCGCCTGATCGATCAGGACGGCAGCGAGACCCTGCTAACTCATGGCGAGTTCCAGTTGCTCAGCGTGTTCCTGCGCAATGCCGGGCACACCCTTAGCCGCGACCAATTGATGGACCAGATCCGCAACCGCGAATGGCTACCCAATGACCGCTCCATCGATGTGCTGGTCGGGCGGCTGCGCCGCAAGCTGCGCGACGATCCCGCTGAACCGCAGCTGATCATCACCATCCACGGCACGGGTTATTTGTTCACCGCCACGGCCAGCGCTGCCTGA
- a CDS encoding ABC transporter substrate-binding protein → MARTWLLALFMLCNTVHAAPAVRYCDYPVYPPISWSDGKQVRGLAPRVVKAVFARLGLDVEMVVLGNWKRCLMDAAQGRVDVVLAYRTPERMAELAFAETAVLREEVAVFYNRQRPLEVNKLEDLTRYRGGLLFGESYGEAFDQAVARAGNIEWVSDSQQNFGKLIRGRIDFIPHERRTGLLYIEHLPGGSDIRALPLTLAVDHLRLAVSRHSPLAVRMGEIDRELQHLADSGEIERWLAESEATYRDMIAQPESRR, encoded by the coding sequence ATGGCGCGTACCTGGCTGCTGGCGCTGTTCATGCTCTGCAATACCGTCCATGCCGCGCCTGCCGTGCGCTACTGCGACTATCCGGTCTATCCGCCGATTTCCTGGAGCGACGGCAAGCAGGTACGCGGCCTGGCGCCGAGAGTGGTCAAGGCAGTGTTTGCCAGACTCGGCCTGGACGTGGAAATGGTGGTGCTGGGTAACTGGAAGCGCTGCCTGATGGATGCCGCGCAGGGACGTGTGGATGTGGTGCTGGCGTACCGGACGCCCGAGCGTATGGCCGAGCTGGCCTTTGCCGAAACCGCCGTGCTGCGCGAGGAGGTGGCGGTGTTCTACAACCGGCAGCGCCCGCTTGAGGTGAACAAGCTGGAAGACCTCACGCGCTATCGCGGAGGCCTGCTGTTTGGTGAAAGCTACGGCGAAGCGTTCGACCAGGCTGTTGCCCGCGCTGGCAATATCGAATGGGTGTCCGACAGCCAGCAGAACTTCGGCAAGCTGATTCGTGGCCGGATCGACTTCATTCCCCATGAGCGGCGCACCGGGTTGCTCTATATCGAGCACCTGCCAGGCGGCAGCGATATCCGGGCCCTGCCGCTGACCCTGGCGGTGGATCACCTGCGTCTGGCGGTGTCACGACATTCCCCATTGGCGGTGCGCATGGGGGAAATCGACCGCGAGCTGCAGCACCTGGCCGATAGCGGTGAAATCGAGCGCTGGCTGGCGGAGAGCGAAGCCACCTACCGCGACATGATCGCCCAGCCGGAGTCGCGCCGATGA
- a CDS encoding ATP-binding protein — MTVPKPASGLLRRLLLFILLFSLCFTLVASAVQLHLEYRREMRDIDARLDLIRVGYLASFERSLWDLNQEQLKMQLRGLADFPDIARVRLTSADFDLQEGASDPTGPLRREHFPLSYQPPSGEPRQLGELEVAIDLGAVYQRLYATGLTSLLWMGVFLCGLAITLSWLFHRLVTRHLQVMADFARRIGAGDWHEALHLDRRGGRGADEIDTVAQALDDMRRAFVDDIQRREEDRAALQGMVERRTASLQRAKEDAEAANLAKSRFLATMSHEIRTPLNGILGMAELLRGATLDERDGKRLDALYKAAEGLLAILNEVLYFARLEEGEGRPERVDFSFPELLDQVLTLLEPRAGANGTILRSRLDPRVQVRCHGAEQFLRQVLSNLLANAVKFTTDGEILVDVRLLESKPDGQRLRISITDDGIGIAPEMQAKIFERFTQASEAVAQRYGGTGLGLAISRRLVELMGGSIGVESVEGEGSCFWFELTLPVARNQNSIPAITAPGQPLDVLVVEDVALNREVVTGLLERDGHSVTLAEDAEPALQLCRQRRFDLILLDLHLPGMAGTELCRLIRGDFEGANRGTRILAFTASLQPALVRSCLDAGMDGALAKPLKLDDLRRALTRPGTVAVEVESDELLDQQLLDTHRGLLGEQKVQGLLVLLRRMLDEQRTGLLDALEAQDCAEVGHLAHRLAGSSESLGLRALASCLRELEDLAQAGDALALPALTPRLEELLARSVQMLDEQLQRA, encoded by the coding sequence ATGACCGTGCCGAAACCCGCCAGCGGCCTGCTGCGACGGCTGCTGCTGTTCATCCTGTTGTTCAGCCTGTGCTTCACGCTGGTGGCCAGCGCAGTGCAACTGCACTTGGAATACCGCCGCGAGATGCGCGACATCGACGCGCGACTGGACCTGATCCGTGTCGGCTACTTGGCCAGCTTCGAGCGCAGCCTTTGGGATCTCAATCAGGAACAGCTCAAGATGCAGTTGCGCGGCCTGGCAGACTTTCCCGATATCGCCAGAGTTCGCCTGACGAGCGCTGATTTCGATTTGCAGGAAGGTGCCAGCGACCCCACCGGTCCGCTGCGACGCGAGCATTTTCCGCTTTCCTACCAGCCGCCCAGTGGCGAGCCACGCCAGTTGGGCGAACTGGAAGTCGCCATCGACCTCGGGGCTGTCTATCAGCGCCTTTATGCCACTGGCCTCACCAGCCTGCTGTGGATGGGAGTCTTCCTGTGTGGTCTCGCGATAACTCTGTCCTGGCTGTTCCATCGACTGGTCACCCGCCATCTGCAGGTCATGGCCGATTTCGCCCGGCGCATCGGCGCTGGTGACTGGCATGAGGCGTTGCACCTCGATCGCCGGGGTGGGCGCGGCGCCGATGAGATCGACACGGTCGCGCAGGCCCTCGACGACATGCGCCGCGCTTTTGTCGACGATATTCAGCGCCGCGAAGAGGATCGGGCCGCTTTGCAGGGCATGGTGGAACGGCGCACTGCCAGCCTGCAACGGGCCAAGGAAGATGCCGAGGCAGCCAACCTCGCCAAGTCGCGCTTCCTTGCCACCATGAGTCACGAAATCCGCACCCCCCTCAATGGCATCCTCGGCATGGCCGAGCTGCTGCGTGGCGCTACTCTGGACGAGCGCGACGGAAAGCGGCTGGACGCCCTGTACAAGGCGGCGGAAGGCTTGCTGGCAATTCTCAATGAGGTGCTCTATTTCGCCCGCCTGGAGGAAGGGGAGGGCAGGCCTGAGCGGGTCGACTTCTCCTTCCCGGAACTGCTCGACCAGGTGTTGACCCTGCTGGAGCCCAGGGCCGGTGCTAATGGCACCATCCTTCGTTCGCGCCTGGATCCGAGGGTCCAGGTGCGCTGCCACGGCGCTGAACAGTTCCTGCGCCAAGTGCTGAGCAATCTGTTGGCCAATGCGGTGAAGTTCACTACGGACGGGGAAATCCTGGTGGATGTGCGGCTGCTGGAGTCGAAGCCCGATGGGCAACGACTGCGCATCAGCATCACTGACGATGGCATTGGCATCGCGCCTGAGATGCAGGCGAAAATCTTCGAGCGCTTCACCCAGGCCAGCGAAGCTGTCGCCCAACGCTACGGAGGCACAGGCCTGGGGCTGGCCATCAGCAGGCGTCTGGTGGAGTTGATGGGGGGCAGTATCGGTGTCGAGAGCGTGGAAGGTGAGGGAAGCTGTTTCTGGTTCGAGCTGACATTGCCAGTCGCACGAAATCAGAACAGCATCCCGGCTATCACGGCACCGGGCCAGCCGCTGGATGTGCTTGTGGTCGAGGACGTCGCCCTCAACCGCGAAGTCGTGACCGGGCTACTGGAGCGTGATGGCCACAGCGTCACCTTGGCAGAGGACGCCGAGCCGGCCTTGCAGCTTTGCCGGCAGCGACGCTTCGACCTGATCCTGCTGGACCTTCACCTGCCGGGCATGGCCGGCACCGAGCTATGCCGGCTGATCCGTGGCGACTTCGAGGGTGCCAACCGGGGCACCCGCATCCTCGCCTTTACCGCCAGCCTGCAGCCGGCCCTGGTGCGCAGCTGCCTGGACGCCGGCATGGATGGTGCGCTGGCCAAGCCGTTGAAGCTCGACGACCTGCGCCGTGCCCTGACCAGGCCAGGAACGGTGGCCGTAGAGGTGGAGAGTGACGAGCTGCTGGACCAGCAATTGCTGGACACCCATCGCGGCCTTCTCGGAGAGCAGAAGGTCCAGGGGCTGTTGGTCCTGCTGCGACGCATGCTCGACGAACAGCGTACCGGCTTGCTGGATGCTCTGGAGGCACAGGATTGCGCCGAAGTCGGGCACCTCGCCCATCGCCTCGCCGGCAGCAGTGAGTCCCTCGGGCTACGTGCATTGGCGAGCTGCTTGCGAGAGCTGGAAGACCTGGCGCAGGCCGGCGATGCGCTCGCCCTGCCTGCGCTGACACCGCGCCTGGAAGAGCTGCTGGCGCGCTCTGTCCAGATGCTGGACGAGCAATTGCAGCGCGCCTAG